In Chthoniobacterales bacterium, the sequence CCAGAGAAACTGAATAGTTTCAACCTCACTTCCAACGATGTCCGCAGCGCGCTCCAAGCTCAGAATATCCAGGTGCCGGTCGGCCAGATCGGATCGCTTCCGGCGGTTCCAGGCCAGCAACTGAACGTCATTCTTCAGGGCCGCTCGACCCTGACCTCGGTGAAGGAATTTGAAAACATCCTCCTCCGCGTCAATCCCGATGGAAGTCGCGTGCGCCTCGGCGATGTCGCCCGCATCGAACTCGGCGGAGCGGATTACAGCACCGCCGCCCGCGTCGATGGACGCCCTGCCGCCGCCGTCGCGATCAAGCTCTCGCCGACTGGCAACGCGCTCGACACGGCCGATGCGGTGCGCGCGCGCCTGAATGAACTCGCCGCGTTTTTTCCGCCTGACACGCGAATCGATTACCCGCTCGACACCTCGACTTTCGTTCGTATCTCCGTCGAGGAAGTCATCAAGACGCTCACCGAGGCCATCATTCTGGTCTTTCTCGTGATGTATCTTTTCCTGCAAAATATCCGCACGACGATCATCCCAACCGTCGTGGTTCCAGTCGCGTTGTTGGGCACTTTTGCCGCGCTTTCGGCCTTCGGATTTTCCATCAACGTCCTCACCATGTTCGGCATGGTTCTGGCCATCGGCATCCTAGTCGATGACGCCATCGTGGTCGTGGAAAACGTCGAGCGCATCATGAGTGAGGAAGGTCTGAGTCCGCTCGAAGCCACTCGCAAGGCGATGGGCCAGATCACCGGCGCGTTGATCGGCATCACCACCGTGCTCGTGGCCGTCTTCATTCCGATGGCGTTTTTCAGCGGCTCGGTCGGGGCGATTTACCGGCAGTTTTCGCTCTCCATCGTGTCGGCGATGTTGTTTTCCGTCTTCCTCGCCATGTCGCTCACACCTGCCTTGTGCGCGACGCTCCTCAAACCGGTCGAAAAAGGCCACAAGCACGAAAAGGGCGGCTTCTTCGGCTGGTTCAACCGCACATTTGCCAGCGCGACGAATCGCTATCAAGGCTCCGTCGCGAAGATCCTGAAACGCAACGGACGCGCCATGGCCGTCTATGCCGCGCTGGCGGCGGCGATGGTTTTCCTTTATTTGCGGATGCCATCGTCGTTCCTGCCGGAGGAGGATCAGGGTTACTTCATCACCAACATCCAGCTCCCGGTCGGTGCCACGAAAACGCGCGCCGACGAGGTCCTCAAGCAAGTCGAGGCTTACTACGGCAAGCAGCAGGAAATCGAGAGCTTCATCACCGTCGCCGGGTTCAGCTTCAGCGGACGCGGGCAAAATTCCGCGCTGGCTTTTGTTCGGCTCAAAGACTGGAAGGACGACGCCCGCGCTGGCACGGAGCACAAGGTTAAAGCCATCATCGTCCGCGCTTTCGGGGCCTTCAGTCGAATCAAAGACGCCATGGTTTTCCCGATCAATCCGCCGCCGATTCCCGAGTTGGGCACAGGCTCTGGATTCCTTTTTGAGTTGCAGGACAAGGCAGGGCTCGGTCACGACGCTCTCTTCAGCGCGCGCAACCAGCTCCTCGGCTTGGCCGCGAAAGATCCCCGTCTGGCCGGTGTGCGCCCGCAGGGTTTGGAAGACGCGGCCCAGCTTCGCATTCAGACCGATGAGGACAAGGCGAGCGCTCTCGGCGTTTCTTTGGCGGACATTAATTCGACTCTGGAAGCCGACTTCAGCTCCATCTACGTGAACAACTTCGTCAACGGCAACCGCGTCCAGCGCGTGATCATGCAGCTCGACGCGCCCTATCGCATGAGCCCCGACGACGTGGGGAAGGTCTTCGTGCGCAACGCCACCGGCACAATGGTTCCCCTCTCCGCCTTTGCCCGGCTCGAATGGACTTTCGGCTCGCCCGCCTTGCAGCGTTACAACGGCTTCCCCTCCATCGAAATCGTCGGCTCGTCGCCTCCCGGCAAAAGCACGGGCGAGGCCATGCAGGCAATGGAAGAGATCGCGGCCAAACTCCCACCCGGCATCGGTTACGAATGGAGCGGCATGTCCTACGAGGAACGCCTCTCCGGCGCACAGGCACCGCGGCTTTATGCCATTTCGCTGATCGCCGTTTTCCTATGTCTCGCCGCGCTTTATGAGAGCTGGTCCATCCCGTTTGCCGTCATTTTGGTTGTGCCGCTGGGCATCCTCGGGGCCTTGCTGTCCACGACTTTGCGCGATCTGCCAAACGACGTTTACTTCAAAGTCGGCCTGCTCACCACGGTCGGTTTATCCACTAAAAACGCCATCCTCATCATCGAGTTTGCCAAGGACCTCATGGCCGAGGGCAAGGGCCTTATCGAGGCCACGCTGGAGGCGGTTCACCTGCGACTCCGGCCCATCCTTATGACCTCCTTCGCCTTCATCCTCGGTGTGCTCCCGCTCGCTGTGGCGACTGGTGCGGGATCGGCGAGTCAGAACGCCATCGGCACCGGCGTCATCGGCGGCATGATCACGGGAACGTTTCTCGCCATCTTCTTCGTCCCCGTCTTCTTTGTGGTCGTGAGAGGTTTCTTCAAGGGGAAACCGGCGGCGCAGAAAGAAGTCTAACCCGACTCAGTCCTTGCCCTCGCTGTGGCTGGCGGTGAAGCCGACCAGACGCGAACGATCCGGGGCGGGATCGCGGCGGCCGCCGAAGAGATCCTCCAGCGAAAAGGGCATCGCCACGTGGTCGCGCCGCATGTTTCGGAGAGTCACTCCCACCACGTCGGCCAGCGTGTATTTATCCAGAATCGCCGAGATGGCATTGCGCACATCGAGCATCAGCATCCGCAGCCCGCAATGAATCTCGTCGGGACAGGTGCAACGCTCGTAGGCCGTCACACTCACACAACCGATCGGGGCCAGCGGACCGTCAATCAACCGCACCACATCGCCGAAACGAATCTGATCCATAGGCATCGCCAGATAGAATCCGCCATGCGCGCCCCGCTTCGTCGCGAGATAACCGGCGTTGCGGAGTTGCATCAATATCTGATCGAGAAACTTCACCGGGAGCCTCTCCTTTTCCACCAACTCACCGGCGCGCAGGAGCGGCTTGCCGAGTTCCTGAGCCATGCCAAAATCAATCAATGCCCGGAGGGCGTATTCGCCACGCTTGGAAAGTTTCAAAGTAGATAGACCTAATCAGGATTCCGGGAGAAATGCAAGTGGTGCGGGAGTAGTTCCAGCCTCGAAAATCCCGAAGCCCAACAAATTCACAGCAGGTGGCTTTTCGGAATCCCGAACGCTCCAGTCCGCTTGATCCCTGCTCCGTGCGTGGTGATCCCCACCTCTGAATTTTTTCGAGCTTCAAAGTCTAAATCGCTCGATCACTCCGGCCATGGAAAGTAGCTATTAAAAAAACCGCGATGAAAGCTGTGGCGAGAAGCTTCATGTTTTCGAATCAGCAACTACCTAGACTGGCGGTAGTTGGAAATGCCCCGAAACGACTCCAGGAACGGTGAGGTCTTCGTCGAGTTCTTCCCAGCGGAGGGCGTAGCCATTGAGTTCGATTTGGATGCGGGCCAGTTGCTCGTTGGTCGCTTGGGAGAGGATGCGGAAGCGGTCTGCGGGAAAGCCGAAGATGCGTCCGTCATGGAGTTCCAAATAGATCGTGCGATCGACGGTCCATGCGCGGAGGGCGACTGGCTCGGTGATCTGGATGGATTCAGCGAGTGTGGTAGGCATGGAAGGCTTCGGTTAGTGTTGTTCGGTTCTCGAAGACGAGCCGTTCGATCTCTCGAACGTCGTGCGGTTTCACTCCCCGATTATAAGCGAGGCCCACGTCGGGAGCGAGCCAGTATTTGCACTCACCGTCGGCGCTGCGGACGTGGATGTGCGCAGGCTCACTCCCTTCATCGGAGTAGAAATGAAATCGGAATGGGCCGATGCGCAGGACCGTCGGCATTGGAAACCTCCTCTACTGGCAACTTTCGCAGGTGCCGCCGGTGCGCATGGCTTCTAGACTGCAGGCTAGTTTTTCGGAGTCGGTGACTTCGGATTTGGCGGCTACTGCGGCGGTAGCGGGACGGCGGTCGCGGCTGGCGCTGT encodes:
- a CDS encoding efflux RND transporter permease subunit; its protein translation is MARFFIDRPIFAWVVSILIMLLGGLSIKTLPVAQYPSIAPPSIAVTAIYAGASAETLQNSVTSVIEQQLNGIDNLLYMSSSSDATGRATITLYFLPGTNADTAQVQVQNKVQLATPSLPQTVQQQGVTVAKATRNFMMFFTLSSPKGSMDAIALGNYISASVLDPIRRVSGVGEANMFGTEYAMRIWMNPEKLNSFNLTSNDVRSALQAQNIQVPVGQIGSLPAVPGQQLNVILQGRSTLTSVKEFENILLRVNPDGSRVRLGDVARIELGGADYSTAARVDGRPAAAVAIKLSPTGNALDTADAVRARLNELAAFFPPDTRIDYPLDTSTFVRISVEEVIKTLTEAIILVFLVMYLFLQNIRTTIIPTVVVPVALLGTFAALSAFGFSINVLTMFGMVLAIGILVDDAIVVVENVERIMSEEGLSPLEATRKAMGQITGALIGITTVLVAVFIPMAFFSGSVGAIYRQFSLSIVSAMLFSVFLAMSLTPALCATLLKPVEKGHKHEKGGFFGWFNRTFASATNRYQGSVAKILKRNGRAMAVYAALAAAMVFLYLRMPSSFLPEEDQGYFITNIQLPVGATKTRADEVLKQVEAYYGKQQEIESFITVAGFSFSGRGQNSALAFVRLKDWKDDARAGTEHKVKAIIVRAFGAFSRIKDAMVFPINPPPIPELGTGSGFLFELQDKAGLGHDALFSARNQLLGLAAKDPRLAGVRPQGLEDAAQLRIQTDEDKASALGVSLADINSTLEADFSSIYVNNFVNGNRVQRVIMQLDAPYRMSPDDVGKVFVRNATGTMVPLSAFARLEWTFGSPALQRYNGFPSIEIVGSSPPGKSTGEAMQAMEEIAAKLPPGIGYEWSGMSYEERLSGAQAPRLYAISLIAVFLCLAALYESWSIPFAVILVVPLGILGALLSTTLRDLPNDVYFKVGLLTTVGLSTKNAILIIEFAKDLMAEGKGLIEATLEAVHLRLRPILMTSFAFILGVLPLAVATGAGSASQNAIGTGVIGGMITGTFLAIFFVPVFFVVVRGFFKGKPAAQKEV
- a CDS encoding Rrf2 family transcriptional regulator produces the protein MKLSKRGEYALRALIDFGMAQELGKPLLRAGELVEKERLPVKFLDQILMQLRNAGYLATKRGAHGGFYLAMPMDQIRFGDVVRLIDGPLAPIGCVSVTAYERCTCPDEIHCGLRMLMLDVRNAISAILDKYTLADVVGVTLRNMRRDHVAMPFSLEDLFGGRRDPAPDRSRLVGFTASHSEGKD
- a CDS encoding DUF2442 domain-containing protein codes for the protein MPTTLAESIQITEPVALRAWTVDRTIYLELHDGRIFGFPADRFRILSQATNEQLARIQIELNGYALRWEELDEDLTVPGVVSGHFQLPPV
- a CDS encoding DUF4160 domain-containing protein, with amino-acid sequence MPTVLRIGPFRFHFYSDEGSEPAHIHVRSADGECKYWLAPDVGLAYNRGVKPHDVREIERLVFENRTTLTEAFHAYHTR